DNA from Aggregatimonas sangjinii:
TTCCCTAATACTTCGGTGACAACACCGAAGGGTGAATCAGCCTTGTCGGGCCATTCCGTAATTTCAACAATTACCTTATCCCCATCTTCCGCCTTGCCTATCTTATCCTTAGACACGAAAATATCGGTGTACATTCTAAAGTCCGTAGGTTTTACAAAAGCAAATGTTTTTTGCATCTCTACGATGCCCACGAACGAATTTTTCTTTCGTTCAAGAATGTTGGTGATTTCACCCTCCAGTTTTTTTCCGTTGCGTTTCGGGTAGATATATACCTCAACGGTATCTTTATGAAACGCTTTTTTGAGTTTGTTGAACGGTACGAAGACGTCGTCGTCCATACCTTCGATAACAATATATGCATTCCCCCGACCGGTGATATCGACCGTTCCGGTATGGTAGGTCTTGGTCGAAACAGGTACTTTGTATTGGCCTCGCCCTTCTTCCAGTATCCGTTTGGTTTCTTTAAGCTGCACCAATCTCTTGATCAGCAGATTTCTGTCCTGGGCATCGGTTACGCCTATTTTCGAAGCAATTTGCTTGTAATTGAAGGTTTTCTTTGGTTCTTTTTCAAGTACGGTGAATATTCCCCGTGTAATCTCGTTTTTTCTATGGTTTTTTGCCTTTTTCTTTTTTTTCGACATTAAATATTTTTATGAATTCACTTGTTTCTACAAGTTCGGACCAAAATTACGAATTATAATCCGTTAAGTTATTTTCTGTGCTACTTCCCAGTGTTATCAACATTATATATTATATCATTCGTGATTTTTAAAATTTAAAATAAAAACGATGATAATGATAGGATGTTAATAATGACTATAAAAAAATCGAAGAATAGTTGCTTTGAACAATGAAAAGAATTTATCGACAATCTTTACAACCAAAAGTATTGTAAAAATCAGTTGTTTACCATTTTATCAACCTATCTTGATAAGTACTATGAACATAAATCAAGGGATAACTTATTGTAAAATAATTGTTCATTTCTTCAAACGAAGGTTTTATATCCTACTCTTAAGTTCTAAGAAAAAAATTCGTGTGGTAACGGTCGGTTTTGTAAAGCACAATTAAAAAGTAACTTCAAAATTTAAAAGCTATTTTTTGTGTTGGGTTATGAACAATATGAAACCGTATTTTCAACCGCTAATTAACAACAGGTGTAGTGAAACCACTAATTTATGTTGTCAAACCCAGCTTTCTTGTGGTGAACACCCAACAATTTGTATTTTTACTCGATAATCGAGATTTGAACCTGACTGCCGTCAGGCAAGTTGCTCCTAGGCTTGCCCCGAGGTCGTTTACGAAACTAACGAATAACATCTTTAATTATGAAAATAGCCATAGGTAACGATCATGCAGGTACCGAGTACAAATTAGCTATAGTAGGTTTATTGAAATCGATGCAAATCGATGTGAGCAATCACGGTACGGATGGTACGGACAGCGTAGACTATCCTGATTTTATACATCCCGTTGCATCGGATGTGGAACAGGAAAAAGTAGATTATGGAATCATTGTCTGCGGCAGTGGAAACGGTGCATCGATGACGGCGAACAAACATCCAAAAGTGCGTTGTGCGTTGTGTTGGACAAAAGAAATAGTCGCATTGGGGCGTGCCCATAACGATGCTAATGTGCTCAGTTTACCAGCACGATTTATATCGTTGCCCCAAGCATTGGAAATGGTAAAAGTTTTCCTAAATACCGATTTTGAAGGGGGGCGCCATGAACGCCGGGTTGAGAAAATACCTTGTTCCTGATAATATGTTACGGACTATTGTTAAAAACTTCGCCCAACTCACGCTTCAGGAATTATATGCTCTTTTACAATTGCGAAGCGAGGTATTCGTGGTGGAACAAGATTGTGTTTATCAAGATTTGGATGGGAAAGACGCAAAGGCATTACATATCTTAGGGTATAAAAAAGATGAACTGGTCGCCTACACCAGGATTTTTGCGCCCGGTGATTATTTTGAAGAGGCCAGCATCGGAAGAGTTGTGGTTAAAGCTTCTGCACGACAGTACGGTTATGGAAAAGACATTATGAAGGCATCTATAACGGCCATCAACGACCATTACGGTAAAACAGATATACACTTATCCGCGCAAACCTATCTCAAAAAATTTTACCAAGAATTGGGATTTAACGAAACAGGTGACGACTATTTGGAGGATGGTATTCCACATATAGGAATGTTTCGAAAAAAATAAAGACCGTGAATCCGGTCTTTGGTAAAATAATTTAAAATGTAAAACGTACTATATTTTTATAGGGGTTTTATTGGCCAAATTGATATCCGATAACATGGCATCGGTAAAACTGTAATGACCTCTTGTGGTAATAATACGGAAGCGATTCGCATTCATTCGGCTTAAAGTGTCTAAAAACAACCATTTTGATTTCAATAAGCGTGGCGTATCGGATTTCAAACTGATGTCGAAAAAGTATTTTCTACCATTTTTGATGGCAACGATATCCGGAGTTATTTTATTTCCGGTCTCTTTCCTGATGTAGGATTTAGGGGTTTCGTAATCATCGATATCCGCTTTGATATTTTCGAACCCGTGGCTCTCTAAATGATTGATTGATTTTGTTAAAAATTCCTTGTTTTCTAGCTTATCTGATTTTATCATAACTGACAATATAGCATAAATTGGCAGAAAGCCAAATAAAATGCTTTGATTAACAGTAGTTTAAGATTTTGTAATTCCTCTTTCAGACGTGGTATTCTACTGTTTTTTCTTTCACAGTTCATATGTCGGCGTCATAATCGTTTCGAAGACCATATTAGTTTCAGGGATGAAAAGACTATAGAGTATAGGTCGACTTCATTTTATTTCTACCGATCGCTATCGGCAAAGTTACCAGCAGTGCCCAAATAGGTAATAGGGAAAGCATCTTCACAAAAACGAGATGAGTACAAACTAGAGGTAAATTGCTTCAAAGGCGAAAAAGACCAGTTGGTCGGTTTTGATTGTCTCTCGGATTGCAGTCACTTTTTTATAGGTAAGGTGAGTGGTACTCCTGATCGATGAGATGTACCGGATAATCAAAACAGCAGTACATTATGATGCACCACCGACCAGGTAGTTCGTTTTAGGATTCACATAAAACGTCTTGCAACACCGTTCGCAATCAGAAAATCGAGTCTTAAAATAAGATTGACAGGTTTTTCCGCTTTGTTCTGACGTGAAAAATAAAGATACCCCTGGTTTCGCGCATTCAACTGGTCAATTTCAAGTTTGCCTCGATGGTTTGGACTAGCATTTAGATACTTCTTCAAACTTTCTTCAGACAGCCTTTTCTCGCTGAGAAATCGAATCAATTTTCGCCGGTTGACAAAAGTTATCTTGCAGGAGGTGAAAATGTCGGGTTCATCGCAATAGATACTTGTGATGAGCGAATAAAAATCTGTTTTTTTGTGCGGATTAAAAAGCCAGCCTTGTTTTAAAATCCCGGTCTTTTCATATTGCAGCTCAAATGCGAAAGTGGGCAGATTTTCATTAAGATAATCCAACTGCGCCTTTTCGTCTATACTAAAAACTTGGCCACTGCGGTTACTGGTAAAATGGAGGTCTATCCCGATCATTTGTTGTCTGTGTCCCTTAATACGCTTAAAAGAGTAGTTTTTTAAGCCTTTTCTATAACAGGAATCCAACAGCTTGTGCAGTTTTTGCTCCTTCTCTAAATCGGATGCAAAGGTGCTTTTCATGAATCAAATTTTTTGGATTGAAGAAAATCGCTACGGTTAGCCCATTTCCGCCGCCAAGGCTTCACCAATTTTCCGAACCACACCTACCACCAAGGCATTTCCCATAAAGAAAGCACGCTTGGCATCACTAATGCCTTCCAACCGGGTATGGTCGTCCGGAAACATATTCAAACGTTCCAATTCTACGGGGGTAAGGCGACGCAGGCCTTTTTTGGTCGAAACCACATGTTTGAAGCGGGAAGGGCTTTTGCCGCCCTCACCCGTAATGATCGTACGTGAGGCATTGTCAAGGGCATCCGGGAAGATCATTCCCCCCTCGCTATAGTTGTACTCATAGCCATTTTTGGCCGTACGGACTTCTTTTTTCGCGCCTTTTAAATAATGCCATTTATGCTCATCTTCAGGTGGGATAAAAAAGGTGTCCGATACTTCACCATTTTGCAATATATCACCCAATACGGTTCTAGGCCCATCAAAATTAGGTTTGGTTTTAACGGTAACTACGTCCCCATCTACGAAAACACCTGAATTTTGGAACGGGGACAGCTTTTCGCCTAGGTTGAAGTATTCGGAAAGCGCCACGAGATTGTCCTTAATCACGAAGGTTGATTCTTTTTCAGTCGATGTCATTATCGGAAAGGCTGTGGCGTATATACCCGATTCCCGGATCCAACCTATTGCATCGGTTTGTAGTAACTTTTTATAGATTGGGGTAGATTTGTGATACCCCGTGATAAATACACGTCTTCGTCGTTGTGGCATTCCGTATTCGGCAGCATTGATCACACGCCATTCCACCGCGTACCCCAAATCGTCCAAGCTTTTTAGAATAATAGCGAAGTCTCGTCCGCGTTGGGACGAAGGGGATTTCAGCAAGCGGTCGACATTCTCTAAAATCAGGTATTTAGGTGGATTTTTTTTTTCGGAAAGTATGCGATGAATGCTCCACCACAACACCCCTTTTTTACCGAGCAACCCCTTGGAGTTCTGTAAGGTCGTCGCTACGGAATAATCTTGGCAAGGAAAGCCTCCGACCAAAACATCAGCATCCGGAATAGCGGTTACAGATACTTCCGCGATATCCTCATTGCTATGGTTTTCCGATCCAAAGCGTGCTTCATACACTTTCGAAGCATGTTGTAATTTTGTACTCGGCTCCCATTGGTTGCTCCAGACCACTTCATATGCTCCCGTCTGTTCGAGACCTAGGCGAAAACCACCTACGCCTGCAAAGAGCTCGATTACCTTAATTTTTTTCATTGTCGGTAAAATTAAGAAAATTCATCAGGAGTCGATTATCCTTTTATGTAGTGAAGGTATACTCCTAGAATTCGTACTTTAGGATAAGTTCAAATGATTATTTTTACAAAAACGTTTTACCATGAAATCAACACTTCTTTATGCCGCCATAGCTTTTGGAATTCTTTTCCTGACCGGATGCAAAGAAGACCCGAATAAAGCCGAAGACCCAGTTCAGATTACTTTGAAAAACATCAAAAAAGAATACGCCCCAGACAAGCGCGTGGCCTTGTTTGATGTGACCGCCGAGCAAAATGACGAAATATTGGTACTCAAAGGTGAGAGCAACCTACCCGAAGCAATAGCCGCCTTGAAATCCCAACTGGCTGCCGATAGCATTCCATTTATCGACAGTATTCAACAGTTGCCGGCCGATGATTTGGGAAAAAAGACAAAGGCAATCATCAATATCTCGGTGGCTAATCTGCGAAGTAATCCGGGGCATTCCTCGGAATTGGCCACACAGGCTACCTTGGGAACCATTGTAAATGTGTACAAGAAAAAAGACAATTGGTACTACGTACAGACTCCGGACCATTATTTGGCTTGGGTAGATGAGGGTGGAATTGAGCTGGTAGAAGACCAAATAGCGGAAAATTGGAGCCAAGACGAAAAAATCATCTACACCCAGACCTATGGCCATGCCTACGCAGATCCCTATATCGACAGTCTTATCGTATCTGATCTTACGGCCGGAAATCTGCTCACTATCGTCAAGGACGTTTTCAATAACTACAGCGTTCGCTTTCCTGACGGTCGTAATGCCTATGTGCGCAAATCGGAGTCGGAGGTATATACCGATTGGCTGCAAAACCTTGATGCCACGGAAGAAACTTTGGTTTCCACAGGACGGCAACTTATGGGTATCCCTTACCTCTGGGGCGGCACTTCTACCAAAGGCGTAGATTGCAGTGGTTTTACGAAGACCGTTTATTTTATGAACGGAATGGTCATACCGCGCGATGCCTCACAACAGGTACATACAGGTATTCCTATTGATTCGACTGGAAACTTCGATGCGTTGCAACGTGGCGACCTGTTGTTCTTTGGCAGGAAGGCTACTGATTCTACAGCCGAAAAAGTGGTACATGTAGGTATGTGGATAGGTGATAACGAATTCATTCATTCGTCGGGAAAAGTCCGAATAAGCAGTATGGATAAAAAATCCAAAAACTACGATGAGTACAATCTGAATCGCTATCTCAGAACCAAACGCATTTTTAAACAAAAGGGCAAAGGACTGATGAACCTGACACAAACAACTACTCTCAAGCAGTAGCATTGCATTTATCTCTTAGTCAGCTATTTTAGGGTAGATCAGTCCGTAAAGTTCTTTGCAAAAGGACTTTTGTGCTGGGCTAGGTTCAGAAACACCTGATTGTAGCTTTGTATAGATAATGGCATAAAACCGATATCGAAAGCGGGAGAGCATTTTCTCTCTTTGTCCAAATTTATCCTCCTTTAACTTATCCAGCTTTTGAAATTCCTTTCGCCACCACTTCATGTTTACTTTTTCGGGCTTTTCATAGTCTCGGTTAAAACGGCCGATAAATACTTTATCCAAATCGCGCTCTCGTTCGAACAGTTTTTTCCTGGTGTTGAGCTGCTCGGAATAAGAATTACTTTCTTGAATGACCTGCATCTTATTTGCAATACTATCGAGCATAAAGAATCTTTTATAGCTGGCTAGTAGGCGTTCATAATGCTCATATGCGAGTAAAGGCTGCGTTTCGGAATCAATGGTTTTTGTAAAGTCATAATTTCTTAAATAACTCTTTCGAATCTCTGCCTTTGACTTTTGTAAGTTTCCTTTTTTTACAGATTCCATTTCAAGCCAATCAAAGGCTTGTACAATCTGTTCAGAGGGCGGCCATCGGTGATTTCCTTCAAATGTAAACAGTGTATTTACAAACTTTAATTTGTTTAGATAGCTTTTTACATCGATCATTTCCCGGTAATTCATATCGCGATCACCACAAACACCAGCGTAAGCATATTTCTGAATTGAAGGCTTATGGTAGGGTATTTGAGAAAAACCTGCTCCACAGGCGATGACGCCTTCAATTTGGTCAGTTAGCGATGCTATGGCGCTCACCAAACGAGACCCACCGGAGAAACCGGCCAAGTAGATTCTTTTTTCCTTTATATTGAAATTGGAAAAGATATGGGTAAAAAGTCGCTCGGCAATCCCAAAATTTCGTTCGTAAGGCCCGTTACGGGCATTGTTAGAACACACTAAAATATAGTTGTAGGTCTCAGCAGCATCCCTAAAGGCTTCAACACCTTTTCTACCATTTCCTGAAGGAGAAAAAACAAAAAGTATAGGTGATAATATGTCGCTGCGATAATCCGATGGAAGGTATAAAGCAAAGGTTTCGTTTGCTGTATTTGCAACGGGAATGGAATCTATGACCACTTTGGTCTCGAACGTCGCTTGGGCGTTCATACCAAGTACGAAGCAACCGACAAAAACAACAAAAACGTTTTTCATATCTAGCTCCAATTTAAGTATAAAAAGCATATCCAAATTGCGTTCAACTTAGAAACGGCCTAGTTTTCAAAAGTAGATAGATGAACAATTCCGTTTCAAAAGGTCTTGAATCGCTATCGCTTAGAAATAGCGTTTCAAAATAGCCCGGACCGCTGCTTGGTAAGAGCTGCCGAAAAGATTTAGATGTACCAACAAATAGTACAGCTGATAGATTTCGGTACGCGCTATTTCCCCGCCGATTTTAGGAAATGATTCGGAATAGGCATCGTAGAACGAAGTTCCAAAACCACCGAACAACCTGGTCATGGCGATATCCACTTCGTGATGTCCCCAATACACGGCGGGATCGATCAAATATGGGGTACCATCGGCGGAAATTAGGTAATTACCACTCCACAAATCACCGTGAAGCAAAGAAGGCACAACTTCCGGAAATAGTCCCTGACAGGCTTGTAAAAGAGTCTTTGGGATAGGAATTTCCTCAGCTGACAATAATTTCGAGTCCTTGGCGCGTTTCAATTGTGGTACTAATCGCTCTTGTACGTAAAAACGGGCCCAGTCGGAATCAGTATTGTTCGACTGTGGCAGACTACCTATGAAATTTGCCTTATTCCATCCGAACATATTCGTTTTCGAATGCCGGTGGAGCGCGGCCAGATGATGGCCCAAGCGCTCCATGTCAATAGATGAGGTTTGTTTGGGCTCGATGTATTCCATTACCAAAAAGCCTCCTTTTTCAAGTGCTTCACAAAGCAAAATCTTCGGAACGGCTATGGTCTTTGTTTGAGAAATAGCGTCAAGGCCCAGTTTTTCGGCCACGAACATGGTATAGGCATCGTTCTGGTGATTCACTTTACAGAAAAAGCGCTCCGTATCGGTTTCCAACAGGAAGGCTTCCGAAATGTCACCCCCGGAAATAGATTGTATGTTCGAAATCTTGATGCAAAGCAAATACTCGATATGGGCTTTTAGGCTTCTATCCATCCTTCAACAGTCTAACAAACAGCCCTTAAAAATTGAAATTGCCGAACGAACTCCAAAAAGGAATGTTCTGGGGTATTATTCTTTATCCTTTCTTTGATGTAAAAACGTGCAGTATCTCTATTCCATCCCAAAACGACCGACTTGTATTCGACGTCTTTGGCGATTTCATAGATGGCGCGAAGCTTGGCTATCGGCACGGACAATTCTTCGATACTACGATATCGATTTCCTTCCCCATACAAACGCTTGACAATACCTTTGTCCTCCTTCTTTATTTTATCAGGCTCCCTATTCAGAATGTACGTAATGGTTTCCTCATGGGATAGTTTTCGGAGCATGTCCTGAATTTCTTCCATATAAACACCATTCGAACCGTTTTCATCGTCATTTCTAGCGTAAGAGTGCGCCAATACCTGATCGGTCGGTTCCACGTGCAAACCAAACGGAATAAATTTTAAATCAATTTTTGTATCGGTTCCGTTTCTAGGAAGTTCAACATTTAAATAAAAGACAGCGGAATCAATATCATATGCCTTTTTCATGGAATTCGGTAAAAAAGTCTGTAGCCCAAAATCTTCCGGCAGCAGTACGGCTTTATCTATATTCGCGCTGAACGTGCGCTGATCTCCGCATCCGTCCCAATAGGTTTTTAAGATGGCAAATTCGCCATTCGCTTTTTTGTACGCGGCGACCGTCGTATCAAAGGGACAGCCGCAACCTTCGTCTTCGTAAAATATCCGTAGGTAGCCATTCGCGGCATCATCGGTAATCGATGTTCTGGATTCCTTATCGGAATCCATCTGTAAAGGACGCCCTCCCGCTTCTGCCCAAAGCATATCGGCCAATGAACTGCTTTGGGCCAGTACAACATTGGAGAGGAGTAAACAAAAGGCGATTACGATATCTTTCATTTAAAGCTGGAATTCTTGCCCTATCCGCGCGATTTGAAATCCGTTTTTTAAGACTGCTTTAGATTTTGCGCTTTTCGGATGTAGCAGGGGATTGGTATGGTTAAAGTGAATAAAATGAATTTTTTTCTTCTCGGATGTCGGCAATTCCTTAAAAAGCGTCATACTTTCAATGACAAAGGGATGTGGAATTTCGGAAATATTACGGGTATTGATTTCCTCCCTATCATAAAAGGTGGCATCCAAAAACGCATAATCCACTTTCCCGATTTCGTCCGTAATACGGGTTTCCCACTTCTCCCATTTATCGATATCCGGAATAAAGAGAGCGCTTTTATTCGGGCCGATAATGGTATAACCAACGGTTTCGGAGTACTCGTCCCGATGGGGTACCGTAAACGGAATCACCTGCAACCCGGAAGAAAGGTTTACGGCTTTATTATTTTCAAGGGGAAGTAGTTCGATATTTTTTTCGGATACCAGTTGATCC
Protein-coding regions in this window:
- a CDS encoding RpiB/LacA/LacB family sugar-phosphate isomerase, whose protein sequence is MKIAIGNDHAGTEYKLAIVGLLKSMQIDVSNHGTDGTDSVDYPDFIHPVASDVEQEKVDYGIIVCGSGNGASMTANKHPKVRCALCWTKEIVALGRAHNDANVLSLPARFISLPQALEMVKVFLNTDFEGGRHERRVEKIPCS
- a CDS encoding GNAT family N-acetyltransferase, with the translated sequence MLRTIVKNFAQLTLQELYALLQLRSEVFVVEQDCVYQDLDGKDAKALHILGYKKDELVAYTRIFAPGDYFEEASIGRVVVKASARQYGYGKDIMKASITAINDHYGKTDIHLSAQTYLKKFYQELGFNETGDDYLEDGIPHIGMFRKK
- the dcm gene encoding DNA (cytosine-5-)-methyltransferase; amino-acid sequence: MKKIKVIELFAGVGGFRLGLEQTGAYEVVWSNQWEPSTKLQHASKVYEARFGSENHSNEDIAEVSVTAIPDADVLVGGFPCQDYSVATTLQNSKGLLGKKGVLWWSIHRILSEKKNPPKYLILENVDRLLKSPSSQRGRDFAIILKSLDDLGYAVEWRVINAAEYGMPQRRRRVFITGYHKSTPIYKKLLQTDAIGWIRESGIYATAFPIMTSTEKESTFVIKDNLVALSEYFNLGEKLSPFQNSGVFVDGDVVTVKTKPNFDGPRTVLGDILQNGEVSDTFFIPPEDEHKWHYLKGAKKEVRTAKNGYEYNYSEGGMIFPDALDNASRTIITGEGGKSPSRFKHVVSTKKGLRRLTPVELERLNMFPDDHTRLEGISDAKRAFFMGNALVVGVVRKIGEALAAEMG
- a CDS encoding C40 family peptidase; this translates as MKSTLLYAAIAFGILFLTGCKEDPNKAEDPVQITLKNIKKEYAPDKRVALFDVTAEQNDEILVLKGESNLPEAIAALKSQLAADSIPFIDSIQQLPADDLGKKTKAIINISVANLRSNPGHSSELATQATLGTIVNVYKKKDNWYYVQTPDHYLAWVDEGGIELVEDQIAENWSQDEKIIYTQTYGHAYADPYIDSLIVSDLTAGNLLTIVKDVFNNYSVRFPDGRNAYVRKSESEVYTDWLQNLDATEETLVSTGRQLMGIPYLWGGTSTKGVDCSGFTKTVYFMNGMVIPRDASQQVHTGIPIDSTGNFDALQRGDLLFFGRKATDSTAEKVVHVGMWIGDNEFIHSSGKVRISSMDKKSKNYDEYNLNRYLRTKRIFKQKGKGLMNLTQTTTLKQ
- a CDS encoding fructosamine kinase family protein; the protein is MDRSLKAHIEYLLCIKISNIQSISGGDISEAFLLETDTERFFCKVNHQNDAYTMFVAEKLGLDAISQTKTIAVPKILLCEALEKGGFLVMEYIEPKQTSSIDMERLGHHLAALHRHSKTNMFGWNKANFIGSLPQSNNTDSDWARFYVQERLVPQLKRAKDSKLLSAEEIPIPKTLLQACQGLFPEVVPSLLHGDLWSGNYLISADGTPYLIDPAVYWGHHEVDIAMTRLFGGFGTSFYDAYSESFPKIGGEIARTEIYQLYYLLVHLNLFGSSYQAAVRAILKRYF
- a CDS encoding MBL fold metallo-hydrolase is translated as MVYLSFAQPPKNTVSLVVLGTVQDAGSPHIACKKECCAKLFANSDPDRKVVSLGLLDSKNKKTYLFEATPDIAEQLKTMKRYASWKADELPDGIFLTHAHIGHYTGLMYLGKEATNAKSVRTYTMPKMKLFLESNGPWDQLVSEKNIELLPLENNKAVNLSSGLQVIPFTVPHRDEYSETVGYTIIGPNKSALFIPDIDKWEKWETRITDEIGKVDYAFLDATFYDREEINTRNISEIPHPFVIESMTLFKELPTSEKKKIHFIHFNHTNPLLHPKSAKSKAVLKNGFQIARIGQEFQL